AACTCCTTGTGAAAAGCTGGGAAAGGACATCTGAGGATCGTCCCAGATGTCCCGATGATGGCAAAACTTACTTGGTTTTGTTCAGGTACTGCTGGAACTCGTAGATTTCCTGGGCCTGCGCGGTGATGATGTCACGCCCCATCTTCTGCATCACGGGGTTCTTACTTTGCATCAGCAGGTGATTTGCCATCATGACCGCCATGCCGTGATGCGGCAACATGCCCTGCACGAAGGCCACGTCCTTGTTCGCGGCCTTGATGATGGAGCCAGTCATGTCACCCATCATCTGATTCATCTGCCCACCCAGGCCTTGCACTGGGCCGCCGTACTGCTTCAGCAGCCCTTGCATCTGCGTAATCTCGCGCTGCTGGTCACGGATGATGTTGGTCGCCCAGGTCTTCACCTGAGGGTCTTTGGTGGTTTTCAGGATGAGCTGGCTCATGTCGATGGCGGACTGGTGGTGCGGAATCATCATGGTCAGGAAGTTACGGTCAATGTTCCCCGCGTTCAT
This genomic window from Deinococcus fonticola contains:
- a CDS encoding DUF305 domain-containing protein; this translates as MNMPGMNHGNMTTQGNAGGMMNHQMMGGGMMGGMSGMSQMMGGMNAGNIDRNFLTMMIPHHQSAIDMSQLILKTTKDPQVKTWATNIIRDQQREITQMQGLLKQYGGPVQGLGGQMNQMMGDMTGSIIKAANKDVAFVQGMLPHHGMAVMMANHLLMQSKNPVMQKMGRDIITAQAQEIYEFQQYLNKTK